AGGACCATCTCCTCCTCATATACCCCCTTCTCCGTCTTATCATCAGCTGCCACCACCTTATTCTCCTAGTTTCAGGATGCCTCAAGTCTGTGCCCATTTCTTTACTCTTCCACAGCAACAATATGGCATCCCGCCTGGAATGAGGAGTCCTTATGGCCCTATGAATTCTGCAAGAGGCAATTCCTCTAGCCCCTATCATTCCGGGCATGACAGAGGACCATGGCACAACAGTGGCAACCACCATTCGTCATCAAATATGGGAAGAGGACAGGGTCGTTGCGGTAATTTTGTACGCCCTGATGGTGGTTGGACAAGATCGCGTAATCAGTCTGCTGAAGTTGCACCTGGTCTTTACTATGACAAGTCGTCAGTTGAAGATCCGTGGAAGTTCTTGATGCCCGTTACATGGGAAGGAAGAAAATGTTTAATAATGGAGAGCTCAAGTATTTCCATGGTTCTTCGAAATGGTCTGGTGATGGACCAAGTCTCAGCTGAATTCTTAGCTGATTCATTCAGCGAAGCTGCTGTCTGATTCATTCAGTGAAGCTGCCAAGGATTGATTGAGGTTATCTATTTTCCCTTCTGTTGTCTTTTGgtatttgaattttgatgattAAATGACCTTATGTTAACATCCAacttttttgttgttttatctGCCTCTAGAAATACAAAGTGATATCAAATGAGTTGGCCAACTCTTAGTAATCTTAGCCAAGGCGGCTTGATTTGTTGAGGCGGAAGAGATGACACAAATTGATGATATGGATGAAGTTAACAAAACGGGGATCAAACAAACAATGGAATGACAAAACTCATTCATGTTTGGACGAAGATTCAGATTTTGATGAATAGTTGCTTAGCGTCCGACATcttatttatatgttaaaattaagGCTAGTTAACACTTATTTATTTGTCATATTTGATGGTGTATGAAATACATCTTGTTTGAAAATATCTTGTAAAGTTCAGATTCCTAACACTTGGGAGGAAAATGAAATATACTTGTAGAGAAAATACAACATTGAAAGATTCCAAAGTATTATCCACTAATTCAAATAGAAACTTAAGTGGTAGATGTGTATAGaacttaataagaaaataaattctCAACTTCATAGACAATAGACTTGATTAAAATCAAGAAACAGTCAAATGATAAGAGCTCTATATAGTACCTAAAAATTATCCAAGACACCAATTCATCAATGTTAGTATATTCAAACTAGATGATATTTCATGTCAATTATGCATAGGAAAATATGAAACACTTAGCTCTAGTTCAAAATTATGAGTTTGTTTAGGTtatgaaaaaatgaattatttaaaaaaaaagtcttgAAGGGTACTGTCAGCCCATTTGATAACACTTTTTAAAGTTGGAGCTGAGTTTTGACAATAGAACTTCAATAAACTTccttaaaaatacttttttggTGTCAATATTCCTAATAAAGAGATAATTTGACAATACAAACCTGAGTTGAAAAACATAGCTCAAATATATGAGAAAATCATGAAGCAAAAATAGTTATAGTAGCATATTATCCAATGAAAACAGAGAACAACGATCAGGAAACCAAGGCACGGTGATAACATGGACCGCAGAAAGGAAAGAGGAATATTTCATAGAGCTTCTATGACTTGTAATCTTAAgcaatcatttcttttaatggCTGTGGTGGACATGTATTTTCCTACTTAAGAAATTTAGCAGGTTTTTTGAGTATATTATGGTTATAAACCAAAACTCTTATTTGAAAAACCTAATTATTCTAGATCATTTGAAAAATCACGTAAAAGTGACAAGTTTACCCCTTTTCAGATCCGATATTACCACTGAGACAGCATATCTCAAACCTGAATGACTAAAGTAGCTATAACTTTTTTAAGAGCAGTTCAAATACTACCTCCATTTCATTTCATCCTTTCTGCTAAGACCGGCATAAAATGCTCACATAAAATGCTGACATAGACTATCACTAGtctatgtcaaaatcatacaaAATGCAGCAACTATCATTCTTAAGCAACTTTAGCCATTAGATGAGAAATTTGGTGGATTatcttctctctttttttctcCAGCAAATCTCCAAAGTattaatcaatcaaacaaacaaacaaaaatgattCCTAATCAACAATGTTCATGGAGGAAGTTCAACTTTAACCTGGATAAACTCATTTAAGAACTACCGTCCATGCATAATTCCACTTCAATTCTTAGATTGGAGATCATGAAGAATTCAGGATCTCAGATTTGCTGATGTATATGCCTTAACGGGACAGGAATGCAGCCCCCTGAAGGATTGGAAATGATAGTAAGACTGACAGCAAGATAATAGAATGAAACTACAATTTCATTTGCCTTAACTGGAAGGGTTCTTAAACATAAACCTCAAACTTGGACTAATCCCCTTGAATTCACtaattttaagtttaagggAAGAATCCAAATAGTGGAAAATAAAGTTCAAGTGCCAATATATAAGTGTTTTTCTATCACTAAATTTTGGCTAGACAGTTTTAAACCATGGGCATTAAAAGGTAAAATAATGATATGTATGCCCATCACTTCTACAAATGCTACAATAGATAaggtagaaaaataaaaatactatgtTTTCTTATTTCTGTTCATCCAAAACTGAGACATCTCATTTGAGCCAATACCTTAGTAGGGTAAACAAGAGTtctgaaaaaataaagaaaaatggaaagagggaaaataaaaatcatcacCAACTAACAGAGCCATAACCAAAGCTAAACCAGCTCATTATGATTGTTAAGAATCCAATTGCAACAGTTCCATGCTGTGTCCAAAGAAATCGGATAGCATTCACCAGGCTTAACCACG
This is a stretch of genomic DNA from Impatiens glandulifera chromosome 4, dImpGla2.1, whole genome shotgun sequence. It encodes these proteins:
- the LOC124935124 gene encoding protein SICKLE-like — encoded protein: MDESVKRRERLKAMQSEASSQGGAVPLHDFGNSASPPLSYLWSCLMKGPSPPHIPPSPSYHQLPPPYSPSFRMPQVCAHFFTLPQQQYGIPPGMRSPYGPMNSARGNSSSPYHSGHDRGPWHNSGNHHSSSNMGRGQGRCGNFVRPDGGWTRSRNQSAEVAPGLYYDKSSVEDPWKFLMPVTWEGRKCLIMESSSISMVLRNGLVMDQVSAEFLADSFSEAAV